In one window of Paraflavitalea soli DNA:
- a CDS encoding T9SS type A sorting domain-containing protein, protein MQKIIFIIALLLTAGYINAQQIPPGSCGLLYKYDAAGNRISSEYFCNATGSPIDMRTAVNPAKDQAAPTDEASFVKVDVLFPNPTTGRFTVRFAKPLNNTPILITDATGRTIRQLTGNGYSLEFDISGQAAGTYYIVIRNGKDNLVQKVIKQ, encoded by the coding sequence ATGCAAAAGATCATTTTTATCATAGCGTTGCTGCTGACCGCCGGTTATATAAACGCGCAGCAGATACCACCTGGCAGTTGCGGGCTGCTATACAAATACGATGCAGCGGGCAACCGGATATCATCGGAGTATTTTTGTAATGCAACAGGCTCCCCTATCGATATGCGGACAGCGGTGAATCCGGCGAAGGACCAGGCAGCCCCTACGGATGAAGCAAGTTTTGTGAAAGTAGATGTATTGTTTCCCAATCCTACTACGGGCCGCTTTACGGTGCGTTTTGCGAAGCCACTTAATAATACACCCATCCTGATCACGGATGCTACCGGCCGCACCATCCGCCAATTAACGGGCAATGGGTATTCGCTGGAGTTTGATATATCGGGACAGGCCGCGGGCACGTATTATATCGTGATCCGAAATGGGAAGGATAACCTGGTGCAGAAGGTGATCAAGCAGTAA
- a CDS encoding DNA alkylation repair protein, producing MATKKIPAKKTGKTEVLTAKSFLEALELLVSEAELKKIQRYFKSGEGQYGEGDLFIGVRMGEVFALAKAYIQMPVKEIEKLLESNIHEARAGAVSIMDFQARDKKTPETRKKELFDLYIRRHDRINNWDLVDRSAQYVVGAYIFDKPRTILQKLAKSKNVWERRTAIVSTSYFIRQGELGDTFKMAETLVRDKHDLIHKAAGGWIREAGKQDKQMLLAFLDKHAATMPRTMLRYAIEHLDSKLKKQYMEK from the coding sequence ATGGCTACGAAAAAAATACCGGCAAAAAAGACGGGCAAAACAGAAGTCCTCACGGCCAAAAGTTTCCTGGAAGCCTTGGAATTATTGGTGTCTGAAGCCGAACTGAAAAAGATCCAACGCTACTTCAAATCCGGCGAAGGGCAATATGGCGAAGGCGATCTGTTCATTGGCGTGCGCATGGGGGAGGTGTTTGCCCTGGCCAAAGCCTATATCCAGATGCCGGTAAAAGAAATTGAAAAATTACTCGAAAGCAATATCCACGAAGCCCGGGCCGGCGCCGTCAGCATCATGGATTTCCAGGCCCGCGACAAAAAGACCCCCGAAACCAGGAAGAAAGAACTGTTCGACCTCTACATCCGGCGGCACGACAGGATCAACAACTGGGACCTGGTCGATAGAAGCGCCCAGTATGTAGTGGGTGCCTATATTTTTGATAAACCCCGCACCATCCTTCAAAAGCTGGCCAAATCAAAGAATGTATGGGAACGCAGGACGGCCATCGTAAGTACCTCGTATTTCATCAGGCAGGGTGAACTGGGTGATACCTTTAAGATGGCCGAAACATTGGTGCGTGATAAGCATGATCTCATCCACAAAGCAGCAGGAGGGTGGATACGCGAAGCGGGCAAACAGGACAAACAAATGCTCCTGGCCTTCCTCGATAAACATGCCGCTACCATGCCCCGCACCATGTTGCGCTATGCCATCGAACACCTCGACAGCAAACTGAAAAAACAATACATGGAAAAATAA
- a CDS encoding sensor histidine kinase: MAILRSPFYASTDRRLRLLGPIVLFMVGALFFRLQMYLETPPAKIPILVTVALGSGFIGWELARLTALFIQSRLPGLERTRQRLIFLILAIIVLSHIGYLIRNVIHGVIGSFPLQWPTLVDYSARLGVLIFYATVTLNIYEGAYLWKQWRQTIAEKEKLIDSEWQARFDLLKNQINPHFLFNSLNALSSLIEEDPAKAEQFTNELSKVYRYLLQSNNQEMVTLAVELQFILSYGHLLQTRHGEGFRLSIDVDKQYHSCLIPSLTLQLLVENAVKHNIVSREQPLEVSIRCDGTGVLIVENKVQKKENQVLSNGVGLANINNKFRLLNLQGIRIEITEERFVVMVPLTEVPQY; this comes from the coding sequence ATGGCAATTTTACGTTCTCCCTTTTATGCTTCCACCGACCGGCGGCTGCGGCTGTTGGGCCCTATCGTGTTGTTTATGGTGGGCGCTTTGTTTTTTCGATTGCAGATGTACCTGGAGACACCGCCCGCCAAAATACCGATCCTGGTGACGGTAGCGTTGGGGAGTGGATTTATTGGCTGGGAACTGGCACGCCTGACGGCCTTGTTCATTCAATCGAGGTTGCCCGGCCTGGAGCGTACGCGGCAACGGCTCATTTTCCTCATCCTGGCTATCATTGTACTTTCCCACATCGGCTACCTGATCCGCAATGTAATACATGGGGTAATCGGCAGTTTTCCCCTACAATGGCCTACCCTGGTGGATTATTCGGCTCGCCTGGGGGTGCTGATCTTTTATGCTACGGTGACCCTCAACATCTACGAAGGGGCTTACCTGTGGAAACAATGGCGACAGACCATTGCGGAAAAAGAAAAGCTGATTGATTCGGAATGGCAGGCCCGGTTTGACCTGTTGAAGAACCAGATCAACCCGCATTTCCTGTTCAACAGTTTAAATGCATTGAGTTCGCTGATCGAAGAAGACCCGGCAAAAGCAGAACAATTTACGAATGAACTGAGCAAGGTGTACCGCTACCTGCTGCAAAGTAATAACCAGGAAATGGTGACGCTGGCAGTAGAGCTGCAGTTCATCCTTTCGTATGGACATCTGCTGCAAACGAGGCATGGAGAGGGTTTCAGGCTTTCGATCGATGTAGACAAACAGTATCACTCCTGCCTCATTCCTTCCTTAACGCTGCAATTGCTGGTAGAAAATGCGGTGAAGCACAATATCGTTTCGCGGGAACAACCGCTGGAAGTATCTATCCGATGTGATGGTACAGGTGTGCTGATCGTAGAGAATAAGGTGCAGAAAAAAGAGAACCAGGTTTTATCAAATGGTGTGGGACTGGCCAATATCAATAATAAGTTCCGGCTGCTGAACCTGCAGGGGATCAGGATCGAAATTACGGAGGAGCGGTTTGTGGTGATGGTGCCGCTGACAGAAGTACCCCAATATTAA
- a CDS encoding beta-galactosidase: MQKLTITKQILLVFLFIASGTSINAQEGKNKSDKYADAYKKYLTATCPIKKDSIRHFVYFSRDREMIVDHPLLSHPMFTGAQIMYSWKDFEPQKGQYDFSILKQDYEYLKKYGKKIFIQLQDVTFNPAYKAIPAYLFTEEFDGGATLQYNDEGKAEGWVAKRWNKKVRERFALLLQALGKEFDGKIEGINLQETAIGVSSKTDPSFTEQGYVKGLKENMLALKKAFQSSTTMIYANFIPGEWLPWDDKGYLRSIYQYGEEVGVGLGGPDLMVTRKGQLNHALALMHEGHYTVPIGIAVQDGNYTGKTGADAGYNEHDDKGEKSRKNLVPLLHAFAKDFLRVKYMFWVNQEPYFKEDVMPCFSGD; this comes from the coding sequence ATGCAAAAATTAACAATCACCAAGCAAATCCTATTAGTCTTTTTATTCATCGCATCAGGCACATCTATCAATGCACAGGAAGGGAAAAACAAAAGTGATAAATATGCTGACGCTTATAAAAAGTACCTGACTGCAACTTGTCCAATCAAAAAAGACAGTATCCGGCATTTTGTATATTTCTCCCGGGACAGAGAGATGATCGTTGATCATCCTTTGCTTTCGCATCCTATGTTTACAGGCGCGCAAATCATGTATTCCTGGAAAGACTTTGAGCCTCAAAAAGGGCAATATGACTTCTCCATTTTAAAGCAGGATTACGAGTATCTAAAAAAGTATGGCAAAAAAATATTTATCCAGCTACAAGACGTCACCTTCAATCCTGCTTACAAAGCAATTCCGGCCTATTTATTTACCGAAGAATTCGACGGCGGAGCTACCTTACAATATAATGATGAAGGGAAAGCTGAGGGATGGGTGGCAAAACGCTGGAATAAGAAAGTAAGAGAACGGTTTGCCTTGCTCCTCCAGGCATTAGGAAAGGAATTTGATGGGAAAATAGAAGGCATTAACCTGCAGGAAACCGCCATTGGAGTAAGCTCAAAAACAGATCCCAGCTTTACTGAACAAGGTTATGTAAAGGGGTTAAAAGAAAATATGCTTGCTTTGAAAAAGGCTTTCCAGTCCTCCACCACCATGATATATGCCAATTTTATTCCCGGTGAATGGCTTCCCTGGGATGACAAAGGGTATCTACGCAGTATTTACCAATACGGTGAAGAGGTCGGTGTTGGATTGGGAGGTCCAGATTTAATGGTCACGAGAAAAGGGCAACTCAACCATGCGCTGGCTCTAATGCATGAAGGCCACTATACCGTTCCGATTGGAATTGCCGTGCAAGATGGTAATTATACCGGTAAAACAGGCGCAGATGCAGGCTACAATGAACATGATGATAAGGGGGAGAAATCACGAAAAAACCTTGTTCCCTTATTGCATGCTTTCGCAAAAGACTTTTTGCGGGTAAAATATATGTTCTGGGTAAACCAGGAACCTTATTTCAAAGAAGATGTGATGCCTTGTTTTTCGGGAGACTAA
- a CDS encoding DUF1826 domain-containing protein, which translates to MIDLRHINHQIRYVSNFQELVAAPFKGAINAICWSRNLTGDFSEIVNKVTLSGNITTIEQEELCALGLSEQGQLAREILLHDWEALKAHGALPILNVIQYYDRDDSYPFFPTDVYSFHVDRSPIPTDTFLCTYHGEPSEILPNAQGRQKVLIPEIRDELKKLYQGAAEGFESFLSEHFFDLHYEAEPGALPISLGIGHLWRLAVDHPESQVPPCLHRAPREISGQPRLLMIC; encoded by the coding sequence ATGATAGACTTACGGCATATTAACCATCAAATTCGCTATGTCTCCAATTTTCAGGAGCTGGTTGCAGCCCCATTTAAGGGAGCTATTAATGCCATTTGCTGGAGCCGTAACCTCACAGGTGACTTTTCTGAGATTGTTAACAAGGTAACGCTTAGCGGCAATATAACGACCATTGAACAAGAGGAGCTTTGTGCACTTGGGTTGAGTGAGCAAGGGCAGCTTGCCCGTGAAATTCTTCTACATGACTGGGAGGCCTTGAAAGCTCATGGAGCATTGCCCATCCTTAATGTGATCCAATACTATGACCGGGATGATAGCTATCCGTTTTTCCCAACAGATGTTTATTCTTTTCACGTAGATCGATCTCCTATTCCAACGGATACCTTTTTATGCACTTACCATGGTGAGCCGAGTGAAATATTGCCCAATGCGCAAGGGAGGCAAAAAGTACTTATTCCCGAAATACGTGATGAACTCAAAAAACTATACCAGGGGGCAGCGGAAGGTTTTGAATCGTTCTTAAGTGAACATTTCTTTGATCTGCACTATGAGGCAGAACCAGGTGCGCTCCCCATAAGCTTAGGCATTGGTCATCTGTGGAGATTGGCCGTGGATCATCCTGAAAGTCAGGTACCTCCCTGTCTTCACCGTGCACCCAGGGAAATATCCGGGCAGCCCAGGTTGTTGATGATCTGTTAA
- a CDS encoding nuclear transport factor 2 family protein gives METVASKVGVEEEQQLIQLTLNDYLQGRPVLDIERMRGAFHPEAFIRTIIDGKLVQWALPQYLDLVAKATIQDCQPKILSYTWDGDTGSAQVQLTFATFRFIDRFNLVKLDGKWLIVDKVSYRQELP, from the coding sequence ATGGAAACTGTAGCAAGCAAAGTCGGAGTTGAAGAGGAACAGCAATTGATCCAGCTTACGCTGAACGATTACCTGCAGGGACGTCCGGTATTAGACATCGAAAGAATGCGGGGAGCTTTTCACCCCGAAGCCTTTATCAGGACCATCATAGACGGAAAGTTGGTCCAGTGGGCACTGCCGCAATACCTGGACCTGGTGGCCAAGGCAACCATACAGGATTGTCAACCCAAGATACTTTCCTATACCTGGGACGGAGACACGGGATCAGCACAGGTACAACTCACTTTTGCCACTTTCCGGTTCATTGACCGGTTTAACCTGGTAAAGTTGGATGGGAAATGGCTGATTGTGGATAAGGTCTCCTATCGGCAGGAACTACCGTAA
- a CDS encoding SDR family oxidoreductase, giving the protein MKIVIIGGTGLIGSQLVNILAQQQHEVIAASPNTGVNTLTGEGLEEVLKTANVVVDVSNSPSFADEPVMNFFKVSNENLMRAEKAAGVQHHIALSVVGTEKMQDGGYFRAKLVQENLIKASGIPFTIVHATQFFEFAGGIVAMSTSDDGKVRLSDALIQPIASKDVAAFLAKIATESPKNKMVEIGGPEQFRLDEWIKIYQQGTKKTLEVITDANATYSGVTLHKTTLTPENPVYLGESEYVDWISKPENQR; this is encoded by the coding sequence ATGAAAATTGTAATCATCGGCGGCACCGGACTTATCGGAAGCCAACTTGTAAATATTCTGGCACAACAACAACACGAAGTAATAGCTGCTTCACCCAATACAGGTGTTAACACCCTGACCGGTGAAGGATTGGAGGAAGTACTTAAAACCGCCAACGTGGTAGTGGATGTATCCAATTCGCCATCATTTGCTGACGAGCCGGTAATGAACTTTTTTAAAGTTTCAAACGAAAATCTGATGCGTGCAGAAAAGGCCGCAGGCGTGCAACATCACATTGCCTTATCTGTGGTAGGGACAGAAAAAATGCAGGATGGCGGATATTTTCGCGCTAAATTGGTACAGGAAAATCTCATCAAAGCATCGGGCATCCCATTTACTATTGTGCACGCAACCCAATTTTTTGAATTCGCCGGCGGTATTGTGGCCATGAGCACTTCGGATGATGGAAAAGTAAGACTTTCTGATGCCTTGATACAACCCATCGCCAGTAAGGATGTAGCTGCTTTCCTGGCTAAAATTGCTACAGAAAGCCCTAAAAACAAGATGGTGGAAATCGGCGGGCCGGAACAGTTCAGGCTGGATGAATGGATAAAAATATACCAACAGGGTACCAAAAAAACATTGGAAGTGATAACCGATGCCAATGCTACTTATTCCGGTGTAACACTCCATAAAACAACACTTACACCTGAAAACCCTGTTTACCTGGGGGAAAGTGAATATGTTGACTGGATCTCTAAACCTGAAAACCAACGCTAA
- a CDS encoding Crp/Fnr family transcriptional regulator: MSQVFRQHVEKFIKISDDQFEEIIVFFDTKFVAKKENLLEEGQVCKRHFFVLEGLLRKFYINEKGIEQTVEFAIETWWITDNIAYEHKLRTEFYIQAVERSAILYITQENQEKLLAAHPVMERYFRFVYQRAYAAAQMRVKYLFSLSKEEFYYELVRKHPEFVQRVPQYLIASFLGFTPEYLSEIRKKVFPK, encoded by the coding sequence ATGTCTCAGGTATTCCGTCAACATGTAGAAAAGTTTATAAAAATTTCTGATGATCAATTTGAAGAAATTATAGTATTCTTTGATACTAAATTCGTTGCCAAAAAAGAAAATCTACTGGAAGAGGGACAGGTCTGTAAACGTCATTTTTTTGTACTGGAAGGATTACTACGGAAATTCTATATCAACGAAAAAGGAATCGAACAAACCGTCGAATTTGCCATTGAAACCTGGTGGATCACTGACAACATTGCCTATGAACATAAGTTGAGAACCGAATTTTATATACAGGCAGTAGAAAGATCAGCAATACTATATATCACCCAGGAAAACCAGGAAAAACTGCTTGCGGCCCATCCTGTGATGGAGCGCTATTTCCGGTTTGTTTACCAAAGAGCATATGCCGCCGCACAAATGCGTGTCAAGTATCTTTTTTCGCTTTCAAAGGAAGAGTTTTATTATGAATTAGTACGCAAGCATCCTGAATTCGTACAACGCGTACCACAATACCTCATTGCCTCTTTTTTAGGGTTTACCCCAGAATATTTAAGTGAAATTCGCAAAAAAGTGTTTCCTAAATAA
- a CDS encoding cupin domain-containing protein, which translates to MLNRRTFLGFTGVLGSTLLQNNAFAASEAHNMEPLLAKPALDNSYWYLGHLLSVLLSAEKTGGLLALLKVTEIKGLEPPPHTHTREDELFYLLNGEIEFLVGGKTYKAASGDCMFLPRNIVHSFRVLTDQSDVVMLLTPGGFEKYFIEMSEKAPELKQPPRPSGPPDIPRLIATAKKYGIQFPTNPG; encoded by the coding sequence ATGCTCAACAGAAGGACTTTTTTAGGGTTCACAGGTGTTCTGGGAAGCACCCTTTTGCAAAACAATGCATTTGCTGCCAGTGAAGCGCACAACATGGAGCCGCTGCTTGCAAAACCAGCGCTCGACAACTCATATTGGTATCTTGGTCACCTGCTGTCGGTACTGCTTAGTGCGGAGAAAACAGGAGGTTTGCTGGCTCTTTTAAAAGTTACAGAGATAAAAGGGCTTGAACCTCCGCCCCATACGCATACCAGGGAAGACGAGCTATTCTACCTGTTGAACGGGGAAATTGAATTCCTTGTAGGAGGAAAAACATATAAAGCCGCTTCCGGCGATTGCATGTTCCTGCCCAGAAATATTGTGCATTCTTTCAGGGTTTTGACAGACCAATCGGACGTAGTGATGCTGCTGACGCCGGGAGGTTTTGAAAAATATTTTATTGAGATGAGTGAGAAAGCGCCGGAATTAAAACAGCCACCACGGCCATCTGGTCCACCGGATATTCCACGGCTTATTGCCACTGCTAAAAAATACGGCATACAATTTCCGACTAATCCCGGTTAA
- a CDS encoding winged helix-turn-helix transcriptional regulator translates to MDELLFKGCPVQYAMQFLAGKWQIAILWNLSQKPLRFGELKKHIAGITDKILMKELQFFEGKEIVYRKKFDEAPVRVEYSLAPLGRSLLPVINQIVDWGYAHLQDAKVSGDMYQTPFADIEQIAMLHVNRD, encoded by the coding sequence ATGGATGAACTTCTATTCAAAGGATGCCCCGTACAATATGCCATGCAGTTCCTGGCAGGAAAATGGCAGATCGCGATTCTGTGGAATCTGTCTCAGAAACCGTTGCGGTTTGGTGAACTGAAAAAACATATCGCAGGTATCACTGATAAGATACTAATGAAAGAACTGCAGTTTTTTGAGGGCAAAGAAATTGTATACCGCAAGAAGTTTGATGAAGCACCCGTACGGGTGGAATATTCTCTGGCGCCATTAGGCCGGAGCCTTTTGCCGGTGATAAATCAAATTGTTGATTGGGGGTATGCGCATTTGCAGGATGCTAAGGTGAGCGGGGACATGTACCAGACACCGTTTGCAGACATCGAGCAGATCGCTATGCTGCATGTTAACCGGGATTAG
- a CDS encoding class IV adenylate cyclase, with amino-acid sequence MSFINIEIKARTEKTAQIRQYLLNRGAEFRGIDGQTDTYFNVPNGRLKLREGNIENNLIWYQRSNQAGPKQSDFILTPVPDAASLKQTLTNALGIKVTVVKKREIYFIGNVKFHLDELDGLGNFVEVEASNKTEDLPVEKLQEQCEYYRKAFEIKDEDLLQYSYSDMLLNKS; translated from the coding sequence ATGTCATTCATCAATATTGAAATAAAGGCCAGAACGGAAAAGACAGCGCAGATCAGGCAATACCTCCTCAACCGGGGAGCTGAGTTCCGGGGCATTGACGGGCAAACGGATACTTACTTTAATGTGCCCAATGGACGCCTGAAATTGCGGGAAGGCAATATTGAGAACAACCTCATCTGGTACCAGCGCAGCAACCAGGCAGGACCTAAACAATCTGATTTCATACTCACGCCGGTACCTGATGCTGCTTCCTTGAAGCAAACACTCACCAATGCCCTGGGTATAAAAGTGACGGTGGTGAAAAAGCGGGAGATCTATTTCATCGGCAATGTAAAGTTTCACCTGGATGAGCTCGATGGGTTGGGCAATTTCGTAGAAGTAGAAGCCAGCAATAAAACCGAGGACCTGCCCGTAGAAAAGTTGCAGGAGCAATGCGAATACTACCGCAAGGCATTTGAGATAAAAGACGAAGACCTTCTTCAATACTCTTATAGCGATATGCTCTTAAATAAAAGTTGA
- a CDS encoding LacI family DNA-binding transcriptional regulator: MKKNTDSNAGVKEIARRAKVSTATVDRVIHNRTGVSEKTKDRINKIIQELNYQPNVLAQRLALASRGTLRLAVLLPAISEETEYWKAPLEGVNKAESEIKQYRVQIERYFFDQNIKASFEEQAQRIMKAEPDGILVSPTFEEESKVLLAYCSERNIPCVLINSDISGYDRLSYIGPELFHSGYLSAQLVHYCVTKGQKVIIANIAREIDNNFAILRKEEGFRAYFKENLSEKLVLPFNSTDTDYKTVAAKLSKLLKTEEKLGAIYVTNSRVSLVAKWLEAVDRKDVLLIGYDFLDENVNYLEKGFIDFLICEKPQEQGYRGIMTLFQTLVYSAPAEENYLMPIDIITRANYKFYRN; the protein is encoded by the coding sequence ATGAAAAAAAATACGGATAGTAATGCGGGGGTGAAAGAGATTGCCAGACGGGCCAAGGTCTCTACAGCTACAGTAGACAGGGTGATCCACAACAGAACGGGGGTCTCGGAAAAGACCAAGGACCGTATCAATAAGATCATCCAGGAACTCAATTACCAGCCCAATGTGCTGGCGCAAAGGCTGGCGCTGGCCTCCCGGGGCACGCTCCGGCTGGCGGTATTGCTCCCTGCTATTTCAGAAGAAACGGAATACTGGAAAGCGCCACTGGAGGGCGTCAACAAAGCGGAATCGGAGATCAAACAGTACCGGGTACAGATCGAGCGTTATTTCTTTGACCAGAACATAAAAGCTTCCTTTGAAGAACAGGCGCAGCGCATTATGAAAGCTGAACCGGATGGCATCCTGGTATCTCCCACCTTTGAAGAAGAATCCAAAGTATTGCTGGCGTATTGCTCCGAACGGAATATTCCCTGCGTACTGATCAACTCTGATATATCGGGCTATGACAGGCTTTCGTATATCGGTCCGGAGTTGTTTCATAGCGGATACCTGTCTGCCCAACTGGTGCACTATTGTGTGACGAAAGGACAAAAGGTAATAATCGCCAATATTGCCCGGGAGATCGATAACAACTTTGCCATCCTGCGCAAAGAAGAAGGATTCAGGGCCTATTTCAAAGAGAACCTATCAGAAAAACTGGTATTACCTTTCAACTCCACGGATACGGATTATAAAACTGTTGCAGCCAAGCTGTCCAAATTACTGAAGACGGAAGAAAAGCTCGGAGCTATCTATGTAACCAATTCGCGGGTGTCGCTGGTAGCGAAATGGCTGGAGGCAGTAGACAGAAAAGATGTGCTGCTGATCGGTTATGATTTTCTGGATGAGAACGTAAATTATCTGGAGAAAGGGTTTATTGATTTCCTCATTTGTGAAAAGCCGCAGGAGCAGGGTTACCGGGGGATCATGACCTTATTTCAAACCCTTGTGTACTCAGCGCCCGCGGAAGAAAACTACCTGATGCCGATCGATATTATTACGCGGGCGAATTATAAATTTTACAGAAACTAG
- a CDS encoding sugar phosphate isomerase/epimerase family protein has translation MMNYSERMCCAYLYIISKYGYPPPVEDTVAHIAEMAGLGFRHIELEGIGKENIDYLYHHRAGIAEALKANDCSVPIFCIVLPQLGSVNPAERSRSLALFEKGCATAKALGAEGVLDNGPLLPLTYPADMPVMRHYNDEILGKLLPAPELHWNNYWQQLTATYKAACHIAAKYDLDYHLHPCEGSLTVSTDAFINFSQAVDEPNLYFNLDTANQYFMKENLSLSVLRLADKISYIHISDNGGLQVEHQTPGDGTIYWDGFFSTLQAVNYKGRIAIDVGGAETNIQDIEQAYRQSAGWLDQQINRYLS, from the coding sequence ATGATGAATTACAGCGAACGTATGTGCTGCGCTTACCTATATATTATTTCAAAGTATGGTTATCCCCCGCCAGTGGAGGATACGGTAGCGCATATTGCGGAGATGGCGGGGCTGGGCTTCCGGCATATCGAGCTGGAAGGGATCGGGAAAGAAAATATCGATTACCTGTACCATCACCGGGCCGGCATTGCAGAAGCATTGAAGGCCAATGACTGTTCGGTACCCATATTCTGTATTGTATTACCGCAACTGGGCTCTGTTAACCCGGCAGAGCGCTCCAGGAGTCTGGCGCTTTTTGAAAAAGGCTGTGCCACCGCAAAGGCACTGGGCGCTGAAGGGGTATTGGACAATGGCCCCTTGCTGCCCCTCACCTATCCTGCCGATATGCCCGTAATGCGGCATTATAATGACGAGATACTGGGTAAACTGTTGCCTGCGCCAGAACTACACTGGAACAACTACTGGCAGCAACTGACGGCCACGTACAAAGCCGCCTGTCACATTGCAGCCAAGTATGATCTCGATTATCACCTGCATCCCTGTGAAGGCAGTCTGACGGTGAGCACGGACGCATTTATCAATTTCTCCCAGGCGGTGGATGAGCCCAACCTGTATTTCAACCTCGATACGGCCAACCAGTATTTCATGAAAGAAAACCTGTCGCTGAGCGTATTGAGGCTGGCTGACAAGATCAGCTATATCCATATTTCAGACAATGGGGGACTGCAGGTAGAACACCAAACGCCGGGCGATGGTACCATTTACTGGGATGGATTCTTCAGCACCTTGCAGGCAGTTAATTATAAAGGCAGGATCGCCATCGATGTAGGTGGCGCTGAAACAAATATCCAGGATATAGAACAAGCATACAGGCAATCGGCCGGCTGGCTTGATCAACAGATCAACCGGTATTTATCATAA